The proteins below come from a single Erythrobacter sp. SG61-1L genomic window:
- a CDS encoding PEP-CTERM sorting domain-containing protein, with product MLRKAIISTIVLGALAASAPAMAGGWGGSTSGGWGKPKPPSGSTSGGSSGSSGGTQVPEPGMLGMAGAGLIGLALIRQRRRKQASR from the coding sequence ATGCTCCGTAAGGCAATCATCTCGACCATCGTTCTCGGTGCACTCGCCGCGTCCGCGCCTGCCATGGCAGGCGGCTGGGGCGGCTCGACTTCGGGTGGCTGGGGCAAGCCCAAGCCGCCGTCAGGCTCCACCTCCGGCGGTTCCAGCGGAAGCAGCGGCGGCACGCAGGTTCCGGAACCCGGCATGCTGGGCATGGCCGGCGCGGGCCTGATCGGCCTGGCGCTGATCCGCCAGCGTCGCCGCAAGCAGGCTTCTCGCTAA
- the ychF gene encoding redox-regulated ATPase YchF, with product MGFRCGIVGLPNVGKSTLFNALTETQAAQAANYPFCTIEPNVGQVAVPDARLYELAKIAGSQKIIETQLAFVDIAGLVKGASKGEGLGNQFLGNIREVDAVVHVLRCFENDDIQHVANKVDPIADAEVVETELLLSDLESLEKRVPAAAKRATTGDKESKLIASVLGQTLELLREGKPARLTEPKDEEEARVFAQAQLLTAKPVLYVCNVSEDDAATGNELTEKVFAKAKAEGAQAVIVSAAIEAELVGMAPEDRGEFLESLGLEETGLARVIRAGYELLGLQTFFTVGPKEARAWTVHKGAKAPQAAGEIHTDFEKGFIRAETIAFDDYVSLGGEAGAREHGKLRQEGKEYVVHDGDVMMFKFNV from the coding sequence ATGGGTTTCCGTTGCGGGATCGTCGGCCTGCCCAATGTCGGCAAGTCGACTCTCTTCAATGCTCTCACTGAAACGCAGGCCGCACAGGCCGCGAATTATCCCTTCTGCACGATCGAGCCGAATGTCGGCCAGGTCGCGGTGCCGGACGCGCGTCTGTATGAACTCGCGAAGATCGCCGGTTCGCAGAAGATCATCGAAACCCAGCTTGCCTTCGTGGACATTGCCGGTCTGGTGAAAGGCGCCAGCAAGGGCGAAGGCCTGGGCAACCAGTTCCTGGGCAATATCCGCGAGGTTGACGCGGTGGTCCACGTGCTGCGCTGCTTCGAGAATGACGACATCCAGCATGTCGCCAACAAGGTCGATCCCATTGCGGACGCCGAAGTGGTGGAAACCGAACTTCTTCTGTCGGACCTCGAAAGCCTCGAAAAGCGCGTACCCGCCGCCGCCAAGCGCGCCACGACCGGGGACAAGGAATCCAAGCTGATCGCCAGCGTGCTGGGCCAGACGCTGGAACTGCTGCGCGAAGGCAAGCCCGCCCGGCTGACCGAGCCGAAGGACGAGGAGGAAGCCCGCGTCTTCGCACAGGCCCAGCTGCTTACCGCCAAGCCTGTGCTTTATGTCTGCAACGTCTCCGAAGACGATGCGGCCACCGGCAATGAACTGACCGAGAAGGTGTTCGCCAAGGCCAAGGCTGAAGGCGCGCAGGCCGTGATCGTTTCCGCCGCCATCGAGGCCGAACTGGTCGGCATGGCTCCGGAAGACCGGGGCGAGTTCCTTGAATCGCTCGGCCTTGAGGAAACCGGCCTCGCCCGCGTGATCCGCGCCGGATACGAGCTGCTCGGCCTGCAGACCTTCTTTACGGTCGGCCCCAAGGAAGCCCGCGCATGGACTGTCCACAAGGGCGCCAAGGCCCCACAGGCCGCTGGCGAAATCCATACCGATTTCGAAAAGGGCTTCATCCGCGCCGAAACCATCGCCTTTGACGATTACGTCTCGCTGGGCGGTGAAGCCGGTGCGCGCGAACACGGCAAGCTTCGTCAGGAAGGCAAGGAATATGTCGTCCACGATGGCGATGTGATGATGTTCAAGTTCAACGTCTGA
- a CDS encoding ectonucleotide pyrophosphatase/phosphodiesterase: protein MRWPKPLIAAAFAALALPTAVLASPDGSTVAAQAEERAPITILISLDGFRKDYLERGLTPNLAALAAGGVQAGMYPSFPSLTFPNHHSIATGLRPDRNGIIGNTMSDPNHSPDFWVGGTDAWWWNESVPIWVAAEKAGIPTATEIWPGTTVATNGIFPTDWHQFGFTIGMRHRTDSIIDWARRPAENRPRFMMLYIEELDHAGHEFGPDSPEVNETLAALDVQLGRLRDALAGMGQPANLVIVSDHGMAARSEERVVPLYVEIDGLGVAVEQGAYSSINPLPGKDAALADVLLKPHEHMQCWRKGELPARFEYGKNPRIPEFFCLGETGWAVRGKAPKPGDKPWNGGTHGWDNQDPLMRAIFIANGPAFKAGSALPDFDNVDVEPLLRELIGLPAHDAEIDGTATVFRDVLAL from the coding sequence ATGCGTTGGCCCAAACCTCTGATCGCCGCGGCATTTGCCGCCCTCGCCCTCCCCACTGCGGTTCTTGCCTCGCCAGACGGCTCCACGGTTGCGGCACAGGCGGAGGAACGGGCGCCGATCACGATCCTGATCTCGCTCGACGGGTTCCGTAAGGATTATCTCGAACGTGGACTGACCCCCAATCTCGCGGCCCTTGCAGCTGGCGGTGTTCAGGCGGGCATGTATCCCTCCTTCCCCAGCCTCACCTTCCCCAATCATCACTCGATTGCCACCGGGCTGCGCCCCGATCGCAACGGCATCATCGGCAATACGATGAGCGATCCGAACCACTCGCCGGATTTCTGGGTTGGCGGCACCGATGCCTGGTGGTGGAACGAGTCGGTTCCGATCTGGGTCGCGGCCGAAAAGGCAGGCATTCCGACCGCGACGGAAATCTGGCCCGGCACGACTGTTGCCACCAACGGCATCTTCCCCACGGACTGGCACCAGTTCGGCTTCACTATCGGCATGCGTCACCGGACGGATTCGATCATCGACTGGGCGCGGCGCCCGGCGGAAAACCGCCCGCGTTTCATGATGCTCTATATCGAGGAACTGGATCATGCCGGGCATGAGTTCGGGCCGGATTCACCCGAGGTGAACGAAACGCTCGCCGCACTGGACGTGCAACTCGGCCGCCTGCGCGATGCGCTGGCCGGGATGGGGCAGCCCGCCAATCTGGTGATCGTGTCGGATCACGGCATGGCCGCTCGCAGTGAAGAACGCGTGGTTCCGCTCTATGTAGAGATCGACGGGCTAGGCGTGGCCGTGGAACAGGGCGCCTATTCATCCATAAACCCGCTGCCGGGCAAGGATGCGGCGCTGGCCGATGTTCTGCTCAAGCCACATGAACATATGCAGTGCTGGCGCAAGGGGGAGCTTCCCGCTCGCTTCGAATATGGGAAGAACCCGCGCATTCCGGAGTTCTTCTGCCTGGGCGAAACCGGTTGGGCCGTGCGCGGCAAGGCCCCCAAGCCGGGCGACAAGCCCTGGAACGGCGGCACCCATGGCTGGGACAATCAGGACCCGCTGATGCGCGCCATCTTCATCGCCAATGGTCCGGCATTCAAGGCCGGCTCCGCCCTGCCCGATTTCGACAATGTCGATGTCGAACCGCTGCTGCGCGAACTGATCGGCCTGCCGGCGCATGATGCGGAGATCGACGGAACCGCCACCGTGTTCAGGGATGTGCTCGCCCTGTAA